CCCGAGCATGTCCCGGGCGACTCAGAGCCCGGCCGATCCCGGCGCGCACGCCAGGGCCTGCGATCACCCGGCGTCACGAATCAGCCAGACGTGGCGGCGGAGCGCCGACCTCAATGGCACACCATCACCGACGTATCGCAACTGATCATGACTTTGTGCGTCACGCTGCCCAGCAGCACGCGCTCCAGTCCGCCAAAACCGCGGGAGCCCATCACGATCAGGTCGCAATGATGTTTGGCTGCTGCCGCCACGATGGCCACGTAGGGCCGCAAGTCGAATACAAACTCGGTTTCGCACGGCACGTTCGCCGCACCGGCGCGACGGGTGACCTCGGCCAGGTACTCCTGCGCGCGTTCCTTCGCCGCCTCGCTGTAACAGCCGCGATGCTGGAGCAGCTCGGACATAAAGGACACCGTGGAGAGCGGCGGCAGCACATGGAAGCCAAACACTTTCGCGTCCAGCCGGGCCGCCAGGGCAATGCCGGTATCCACTGCCCTCAACGTGTATTCGGAGCCATCAACCGGCAGCAGGATATGCTTGAACATGACCAGGTCTCCCTTGGCGTTCTGTGCCAAGTTTAGTCCTGCCACGTTGGCATGACGTGCACAACCAACGGCTGTAAGCAGGCTTCCATGCGGCGGATTGACGCCACGCGTACCGGGGCAGGTGCGCCTTGCCTAAGCTGGACCGTAAGCACCGTGACGAACGCTGCACGGCCACTGCGCCACGCTGCCCTTGCCCATTCTTTCGCCGCGCTTGCGGCTCCCTGCGAGGAATCCATGTTCAAGCACATCCTTATCCCCGTCGATGGCTCCGAACTCTCCCTGCGCGCCGCAAAAACCGGCATCGAACAGGCCACCCTGACCAAGGGCAAGGTCACCGCCATCCATGTCATCTCACCGTTCCAGACCATTGCCTACATGGGCGCCATCCTGGCTGCCACCGAGTTCGCCTATAACGAAGAAGCCAAGGCCAACGGCCAGCGTTACCTCGACCAGGTGAAGGCACTGGCCGACGCCGCCGGCGTGCCGTACGAGGGCTTGATGGAGTTCGGCGACCAGCCGTACGAAACCATCGTGAAGACCTGCCAGAACGCGCACGCCGACCTGATCGTGATGGGCTCCAACGGCTGGCGCGGCATGACCCGCCTGTTGCTTGGCAGCGAAACCCACAAAGTGTTGCTTCGCGCCGACGTGCCCGTGCTGGTGTGCCACTGAACCAGCTGCGCTCCCGCCCATCACACGCATGGTGGGAGCGCCCCGTGCGCGACAGCCGTTGCAGCCGTCGCGCACCCAGTCGCCCTTCGTTACAGGCTCAACTTGAGATCCGCCACATACGTCCGCTGCGGAAACGGGTGATACAGGTAGTACTTCTGGTTGGTGAAGTTGTCGACGCCGAACGAAGCCGCCAGATGCTCGTTGATCTGGTAATGCGCACGCAGATCGAACACCGTGAACGAGTCGAAGGCACCGAACACGTGCGGCGTGTTGTCGGTGTTGTCCAGGGTCGAATACTGCTTGCCGCTGTAACGCCCCGCCAGGGTGAACGCCCACGCCGCGTCGGGGCGATACGTCGCCACCGCTGTAGCGCGCCAGCGCGGCACATAGGGCGCATGCTTGCCTTCCGACGTGGTGCCGGTCGCACTGGCGAAACTGTCATTGGACAGGATGGTGGAATCGACGAAAGTCACGCTGCCTGACAGGTCCAGCCCATTGATCAGCACATTGGTCTTCTGCGCCGCCAGCTCGATGCCGCGGTTGCGCAACTTGCCCACGTTCGTCACAAAGGTCACCGGTACCGCCACGTTGGGCAGCGTCGAGGTCTGCGAGATCAGCGCGTCTTTCGTGTTCTCCTGAAACAACGACAGGCGAACCATGCCCTGCTCGATCGCATGCTCCACGGCCAGCTCGCCGCTACGCACGGTTTCCGGTTTCAGGTCCGGATTGGGCACGCTGTACGTGGAACCCGTCTGCACGAGCTGGTAGAGCTCGCCCACCGTCGGAAACCGGATGGCCTTGGCCAGCGAGCCTGTGATGCGCCAGTCATCCGCCACGCTCCATTGCAGGGTCGCCTTGGGCGAGAAGCCGTCCGCCTTCTCCACCGGCTGCTGCACGGCCGTCTTTCCGCTGAAATTGTAGCCGTCGCTGGCCTTCCACCATTCGTAGCGCCCGCCCAGCGTGAACAGCCAGCCCGGGGCCAGCGTCCAGGCGTCCTGCAGCCACAAAGCCTGCGTCCGCGTCTTGCCGCGACCGGCCGAATACAGCGTGGTGAGGCTGTCCGGATCCTCCCAGTCGCTCAGGTTGGTGGTGGGGTTGTCGAGCGTGTACTCATCGGCATGCGCGCCCACGGACACCTCGTGCGCACCGCCATAACCCTGCGGACGCCAGATGCCAGTAGCATCGGCCGTGGACCATCCGGTGCCGCCATAGCTGGCAAGACGCCCGTTGGTGGTAACGCCGGTACCGGTGGTCACGCCCGCCGGCTGCCACTGGTTGTCCTTGAGGAAGCCGTAGTGCGTGACCACGAACGAGGCGTCGTAGTCGCCCTTGGTATCCGACTTCACCGACAGCCCTTGCATCAGGTGATGCGCACTGAGCTGATAGGTGTTGCTGGCAAAACCCGCCACCTTGCCGTAGGTGGGGTCGCCCGATGCGTCCGTCAGGTAAGTATCGGTGCGCGACTGGCCGTGATTGCTCCAGTAGCCCACCAGGTAGGTGGCCTTCCACTCCGGCGTGATGTCGTAGGTCAGTTCACCGTTGAGATCCAGCATGCGCGTGTGCAGCAGGCCGCCCGCGCCGTAAACGTTCGCTACCTGCCCCGTCTTGTTCAGCGCGGGGACGGTGCCGCTGGTACCGGCCGGCGTGATCGCGCCGGTGATGAAGGACAGCGGCTGACTGAAGCTGTTCATGGCGTTGGCACCGAAGAACCAGCCCAGCTTGCCGCTGCGCCCCCCCGCCGTGAGGCTGGTCTGGCTGGTGCTGTAGTTGCCATGCGTGCCGTACAGGTCAAACGACTGCACCGCCTCGGTCTGCTTGACGGTCACCTCGGTCTTGTCGGGCATGCGCGTCACGATGTGCATGACACCGCCCATCGAGTTCCCCGCGTAAGCCGCGGAGAACGGGCCATACAACATGTCAATGTGATCGATCGCCTCAGGCGACGTCATGCCCCAGCGTGGCGCGCCGATGGTGTTGTTGTTGGCGATCAGCGCCGAGATCGGGATGTCGTCGATATACACCAGCGTGCGCGCGCTGGAGTTGACGCCCCAGGTACGCGTGGCCAGCACCGGCTGCGTGTCGCCGTAGTTGCGCTTGCGGACGAACAGGCTCGGCAGGTATTTCACCGCGTCCTCGACATCCACGGCATTGATGGTGGCCTCCACCTGTTCCGCGGGCACCGAGGCGAGCGTCGCGGGAAAGCCCGGCGCGGCGAGTTTCTGCGTGGCCGCGGAAACCTTGACCTCGCCCAGGCTGGTCACCTTCTGGTCGGGGGCGGACGCGTCGGGCGTGTCGTCAGTGCCGCCCTGGGCCATGGCGATGGAGGAAGCAAGCAGCGTGAGCGGCAGTCCAAGGACCGCTCCGCGCAGGAAGGAAGAACGCATGACTCAAATTCCATGAGGGCCCGCGCCGCTGGGCGACGCATGGCTGGGGCACGGGCAATCACGGGAAACCGGACGCGTCAGCGCAATCCCCGCGCGTCGTCGCCCTTCCCCTGTGTTGCCGTCGATGGCAGCCACCGGCGCGCGATACGCGCACCAGGCCGCCGAACCGTCATCCCATCAGGACAGACGGTGGCCCTCGCGGACGTGCGCTGAGCAGTGGTTGCGCGTGCCACGACGCGCTGGCGGGTGCTGCCGGCGAAACCACCGGCAGCGGCGTGGCCAGCAACAGCGCGACCACGCCACCCGAAAGCAGCGGCGTATGCGACAGCAAGGCGCAGTAGCCGCAGTGATCCATGTGCTGGGCCGGGTCGCCCGGCTGCTCCGGCATGCCGGGCATATGCACCATGCCCGGCATATCGGCCATGCCTGGCATATCGGACATCAATGCCAGATCGGCACCCGCCGCATGCCCTGCGCACCAGGCTCCCGACTCGCCGGAAGCCAGCATGGGAAGCACACGGGAAACCGTTGGCGCACCCACGAGCAGCCACATGGCGGCAATAGCCAGCCATGCAACGAAGCGTCGTGATGTCCTGCGTCGGATCAAGCCGTTCCC
The nucleotide sequence above comes from Dyella telluris. Encoded proteins:
- a CDS encoding universal stress protein translates to MFKHILLPVDGSEYTLRAVDTGIALAARLDAKVFGFHVLPPLSTVSFMSELLQHRGCYSEAAKERAQEYLAEVTRRAGAANVPCETEFVFDLRPYVAIVAAAAKHHCDLIVMGSRGFGGLERVLLGSVTHKVMISCDTSVMVCH
- a CDS encoding universal stress protein translates to MFKHILIPVDGSELSLRAAKTGIEQATLTKGKVTAIHVISPFQTIAYMGAILAATEFAYNEEAKANGQRYLDQVKALADAAGVPYEGLMEFGDQPYETIVKTCQNAHADLIVMGSNGWRGMTRLLLGSETHKVLLRADVPVLVCH
- a CDS encoding TonB-dependent receptor, whose protein sequence is MRSSFLRGAVLGLPLTLLASSIAMAQGGTDDTPDASAPDQKVTSLGEVKVSAATQKLAAPGFPATLASVPAEQVEATINAVDVEDAVKYLPSLFVRKRNYGDTQPVLATRTWGVNSSARTLVYIDDIPISALIANNNTIGAPRWGMTSPEAIDHIDMLYGPFSAAYAGNSMGGVMHIVTRMPDKTEVTVKQTEAVQSFDLYGTHGNYSTSQTSLTAGGRSGKLGWFFGANAMNSFSQPLSFITGAITPAGTSGTVPALNKTGQVANVYGAGGLLHTRMLDLNGELTYDITPEWKATYLVGYWSNHGQSRTDTYLTDASGDPTYGKVAGFASNTYQLSAHHLMQGLSVKSDTKGDYDASFVVTHYGFLKDNQWQPAGVTTGTGVTTNGRLASYGGTGWSTADATGIWRPQGYGGAHEVSVGAHADEYTLDNPTTNLSDWEDPDSLTTLYSAGRGKTRTQALWLQDAWTLAPGWLFTLGGRYEWWKASDGYNFSGKTAVQQPVEKADGFSPKATLQWSVADDWRITGSLAKAIRFPTVGELYQLVQTGSTYSVPNPDLKPETVRSGELAVEHAIEQGMVRLSLFQENTKDALISQTSTLPNVAVPVTFVTNVGKLRNRGIELAAQKTNVLINGLDLSGSVTFVDSTILSNDSFASATGTTSEGKHAPYVPRWRATAVATYRPDAAWAFTLAGRYSGKQYSTLDNTDNTPHVFGAFDSFTVFDLRAHYQINEHLAASFGVDNFTNQKYYLYHPFPQRTYVADLKLSL
- a CDS encoding DUF2946 domain-containing protein produces the protein MIRRRTSRRFVAWLAIAAMWLLVGAPTVSRVLPMLASGESGAWCAGHAAGADLALMSDMPGMADMPGMVHMPGMPEQPGDPAQHMDHCGYCALLSHTPLLSGGVVALLLATPLPVVSPAAPASASWHAQPLLSARPRGPPSVLMG